The following proteins are encoded in a genomic region of Cryptomeria japonica chromosome 11, Sugi_1.0, whole genome shotgun sequence:
- the LOC131067244 gene encoding receptor-like protein 33 — MAVAPVKFTTIPVFLIIFFTNPFVCRCRCPLQESEALLSLNFTFLPPSLENQTVFYAGSDGTSGTYETTPWINGTDCCEWHGITCNQNKSHVETIDLELSDNGIIGGVISDSLCKLLFLREISMRTIDTTGNLPSCLGDLHYLQSLRIDESRLSGIIPLSICTLTNLTDLFLGGNQLSGNLPFCLNNLSSLTFLDLSKYRLSGQIPFTWGNLPLLYSLDISFNQLSGTLPLSFSGLSSLAILFAHGNRFNESTPYWALPSSIESLYLSLNHEVTVSETFFHNLTNLQVFSLSNCTLNISTSWIPNFQLAMLELVSCQMGGQIPPWISTQFELQSLTLANNVLVGEIPSWLWDTAASLFKLNLSRNHLNGPIFPNGRNSEMLVLDVSSNALSGCIPIAWTTIRSPYELSGATDNWGSRLPPDSREDWPGPPLTFMLNDNLFTGNIPPSLCNLSVPVRMLNLQKNKLDGTIPWCLIQDGSIFYDINLGGNSLEGRIPEGLIVSSGIRSLVLKNNQLSGTFLPSFANDTALKVLDIGHNKFTGHLPKSIGNISNLQVLVMKDNQFSGNILSKIGDLKQLQILDLSSNNLSGSIPHSIVFIRAMAVVAEDGYVLHSEPASRGNFTIQNSSLGGLDMNPKGTELYYPYILSTLTTIDLSNNQLNGDVPLDFGKLKGLMFLNLSMNNLSGIIPPSLGDMSVHLHVINLH, encoded by the coding sequence ATGGCTGTGGCTCCGGTTAAGTTTACCACCATTCCTGTTTTTTTAATCATCTTCTTCACCAACCCATTTGTATGTCGATGCAGATGTCCCCTGCAGGAATCTGAAGCTCTCCTTTCCTTAAACTTCACCTTCCTTCCGCCCTCTTTAGAAAATCAAACAGTATTCTATGCTGGATCAGATGGAACTTCTGGGACATATGAAACTACTCCATGGATAAATGGAACAGACTGCTGCGAGTGGCATGGCATAACATGCAATCAGAACAAAAGCCACGTAGAGACGATAGATTTAGAGTTATCCGACAACGGAATAATAGGAGGAGTCATATCTGATAGCCTATGCAAACTTCTGTTTCTTAGAGAGATATCCATGCGGACCATCGACACAACAGGTAATCTTCCTTCCTGTTTGGGAGATCTCCATTATCTTCAATCTCTAAGAATAGATGAGAGTCGATTGAGTGGGATAATACCCCTTAGTATTTGTACGCTCACAAATCTGACTGACCTTTTCCTTGGAGGGAATCAACTGAGTGGAAACTTGCCATTTTGTCtgaacaatctttcttctttgacATTTCTCGACCTTTCAAAGTATCGATTAAGTGGCCAAATTCCATTTACATGGGGAAATCTCCCATTGCTTTATTCCTTGGATATTTCCTTCAACCAATTGAGTGGAACTCTCCCCTTGTCATTTTCAGGGCTGTCTTCCCTTGCTATCCTCTTTGCCCATGGAAATAGATTCAATGAGAGTACCCCTTATTGGGCCTTACCATCCTCTATTGAAAGTCTCTACCTTTCACTAAACCATGAGGTCACAGTTTCAGAGACATTTTTCCATAACCTTACCAATTTACAAGTTTTTTCTCTATCCAATTGCACACTAAATATTAGTACATCCTGGATTCCCAACTTCCAGCTCGCTATGTTAGAACTTGTGTCATGCCAGATGGGCGGTCAAATTCCACCCTGGATTTCAACTCAGTTCGAGTTGCAGTCCTTGACATTAGCTAATAACGTTCTCGTTGGAGAAATTCCCTCTTGGCTATGGGATACAGCTGCTTCATTATTTAAACTAAATCTCTCACGGAATCATCTGAATGGGCCCATTTTTCCAAATGGTCGGAATTCTGAGATGTTAGTGTTGGATGTATCTAGCAATGCATTAAGTGGATGCATACCTATCGCGTGGACGACAATTAGATCACCTTATGAGCTTTCAGGAGCCACAGACAATTGGGGATCTAGATTACCTCCTGACAGTCGAGAGGATTGGCCCGGGCCTCCTCTTACATTTATGCTCAATGACAATTTGTTTACGGGCAACATTCCTCCAAGCTTGTGCAATTTGTCTGTACCGGTGCGAATGCTAAATCTTCAAAAGAACAAGTTGGATGGAACGATTCCTTGGTGTTTAATCCAAGATGGATCAATTTTCTATGATATAAATTTAGGAGGTAACAGTCTGGAGGGAAGGATACCTGAAGGTCTAATCGTCTCATCTGGCATCAGGTCCTTGGTGCTAAAAAATAATCAGCTCAGCGGAACCTTCCTTCCCTCATTTGCCAATGATACAGCTTTAAAAGTGCTTGATATTGGGCACAACAAATTCACAGGACATCTTCCAAAGTCAATAGGGAATATTTCAAATCTTCAAGTGCTGGTGATGAAGGATAACCAGTTCAGCGGTAACATTCTTTCAAAAATTGGTGATCTCAAGCAGCTCCAGATACTAGACCTTTCCTCCAACAACTTGTCAGGCTCTATTCCACACAGCATTGTTTTTATACGAGCGATGGCTGTAGTGGCAGAGGATGGCTATGTGTTGCACAGTGAACCAGCGTCTCGGGGAAATTTTACCATCCAAAACTCTTCTCTTGGTGGACTGGATATGAATCCCAAAGGGACAGAGCTATACTACCCATATATTCTATCCACACTCACTACCATTGATCTCTCCAACAATCAATTGAATGGAGATGTTCctcttgattttggcaagttgaagGGCTTGATGTTTCTGAATCTATCCATGAACAATCTCAGTGGAATTATTCCACCCAGTTTGGGGGATATGAGCGTTCATTTGCATGTAATTAATTTGCATTAA